Genomic DNA from Synechococcus sp. WH 8016:
ACTTGTTTTTGATCAGAGTTGGGAATCAGTCGTGAAGGCGTGAAGTACTTCGTGAACAATCTCTATGGGTTCCATGTTTGCATTCACCGTCAAGTGAAGTGGCAACAGAGAATTGTTTAAAACGGAGAGGGAGGGATTCGAACCCTCGACAGAAGTTGCCTCCTGTAACTCCTTAGCAGGGAGCCGCTTTCAACCACTCAGCCACCTCTCCAGCAGCCAGGTCATCTTACCAAGAGGTGTGCCAAATGCTCAGATCACTAAGCGTGGCAAGCGATGTTTGAAACTGCAGAGCACTTCCCAGGGGATGGAATCGGCAAGTTCCGCCCAGGACCGAGGGCTGATGGTTTGTTCGCCATCGCGGCCTAGCAGGGTGACAACATCACCGCTTTCCAGGCCCGTGTGCTCCGTGGCATCGAGGATCAGCTGATCCATGGTGATCGCTCCCACTTGAGGAAGCGTGTGGCCATCATGCAGCGCATGAATGCGGCCCGAAAGGCACCGGCTCACTCCATCGGCGTAGCCGATGCTGACAACGGCCAGACGACTGGGCCGCTTGGTGACAAAGCGATGCCCATAGCTGACGCCAACCCCTGGAGGGACCTCGCGGATCAGGCTCACTTTGGCTTTAACGCTCAGCGCAGGCTCCAGGTTGAGAATCCCATCGAGATGTTCACTGGGGCAGTGACCGTAGAGAGCGAGTCCCACGCGCACAAGGTCGTGGTGAAGGCGCGAATCCCGCAGGGTCCCTGCTGAGTTGGCGAGATGCCGCTTCAAGGTTGGGCTTCGCAGTTCGCGTGTGATGCTTTCGAAGCGTTCTTCCTGGAGCGTGGTGACCTGGCCTGCATGTCCGTCGCGTTCTCCATCCGCTAGGGCTAGGTGGCTGTAAATGCCACAAAGGTGGAGTTGATCCAGCTGTTGGATGGCGTGGGCCAGCCGGTTGCCCTCCTTCCAGTCACAGCCCAGGCGGGTCATCCCCGTGTCCAGCTTGAGTTGCACGGGGAAACGTCGCCCACTGCTATCCGCCAGGTTTTGACAGAGCAAGGCCTCACGCATACTGCTGAGGGTGGGCATCAGCCGCCATTGCAGGCAGGCTCTGAGGTCATCGGGCTGGGAGAGATGCCCCAACACCAGCACCGGCTGATCAATCCCTGCATTCCGAAGGTCGATCCCCTCCTGGAGTGTTGCCACACCAAAGCTCGTGGCACCACCACGAACAGAGGCTTTGGCCACGGTTTCTGCTCCGTGGCCATAGCCGTCTGCTTTGACGACAGCCATCAGATCACAGGAAGGACCAAGGTGGCGTTTTAGAGCACGGGCATTCGTTTCGATGGCAGAAGCCGACACCTCCAGCCAGGCGCGCTGGCGTGGGTTGGCCTCCGCTGGATTCTGAACCCAGGGAGAGTTTTGGTTGTCGGCGATCTGATCTCGCATGCGAGCAGGGTAGTGAAGATCACAGAGACGTCCCTGTGATTCTCGATAGCATGCCCATTATTGGAGGGTTGGAATGGGCCAAGTTCTGGTTCTCAACGCCTCCTATGAACCCCTGAACATCACAACTTGGCGGCGAGCCATGGTGATGTTGATGAAAGGAAAAGCGGAAGGATTGGAGCACGA
This window encodes:
- the alr gene encoding alanine racemase gives rise to the protein MRDQIADNQNSPWVQNPAEANPRQRAWLEVSASAIETNARALKRHLGPSCDLMAVVKADGYGHGAETVAKASVRGGATSFGVATLQEGIDLRNAGIDQPVLVLGHLSQPDDLRACLQWRLMPTLSSMREALLCQNLADSSGRRFPVQLKLDTGMTRLGCDWKEGNRLAHAIQQLDQLHLCGIYSHLALADGERDGHAGQVTTLQEERFESITRELRSPTLKRHLANSAGTLRDSRLHHDLVRVGLALYGHCPSEHLDGILNLEPALSVKAKVSLIREVPPGVGVSYGHRFVTKRPSRLAVVSIGYADGVSRCLSGRIHALHDGHTLPQVGAITMDQLILDATEHTGLESGDVVTLLGRDGEQTISPRSWAELADSIPWEVLCSFKHRLPRLVI